A stretch of Oncorhynchus mykiss isolate Arlee chromosome 12, USDA_OmykA_1.1, whole genome shotgun sequence DNA encodes these proteins:
- the LOC110537204 gene encoding calcium release-activated calcium channel protein 1 isoform X1, with protein sequence MSLNEHSLQALSWRKLYLSRAKLKASSRTSALLSGFAMVAMVEVQLDTTYPYPPGLLIAFSACTTVLVAVHLFALMVSTCILPNIEAVSNVHNLNSVKESPHERMHHHIELAWAFSTVIGTLLFLAEVVLLCWVKFLPIRPKNHNPNNGTISAGVAAAITSTSIMVPFGLIFIVFAVHFYRSLVSHKTDRQFQELEELSNLTRLQNELDGRGESLMQSPSSQFP encoded by the exons ATGAGTCTGAACGAGCATTCATTGCAAGCACTGTCTTGGAGGAAGCTTTACTTGAGTCGAGCAAAACTGAAGGCTTCCAGTCGAACGTCTGCTCTACTATCTGGGTTCGCTATG gTAGCAATGGTGGAGGTACAGTTGGACACAACCTATCCTTACCCACCTGGTCTCCTCATTGCATTCAGTGCCTGCACCACTGTGTTGGTGGCCGTTCACCTTTTTGCCCTGATGGTTAGTACCTGCATCTTGCCTAACATTGAGGCAGTCAGCAACGTTCACAACCTCAACTCAGTGAAGGAGTCTCCACATGAGAGAATGCACCACCACATCGAGCTGGCCTGGGCCTTCTCTACAGTCATTGGCACCCTGCTCTTCCTGGCTGAGGTTGTACTCCTCTGCTGGGTCAAATTTCTACCCATTAGGCCTAAGAACCACAACCCCAACAATGGGACCATATCTGCAGGTGTGGCTGCTGCCATCACCTCCACCTCTATCATGGTGCCTTTTGGCCTGATATTTATAGTATTTGCTGTACATTTCTACCGTTCCCTTGTCAGCCACAAGACAGATAGGCAGTTCCAGGAGCTGGAGGAGCTATCCAACCTGACCAGGCTGCAGAATGAGCTGGACGGCAGAGGGGAGTCCCTCATGCAATCCCCCAGCTCTCAATTCCCTTAA
- the LOC110537204 gene encoding calcium release-activated calcium channel protein 1 isoform X2 has protein sequence MVEVQLDTTYPYPPGLLIAFSACTTVLVAVHLFALMVSTCILPNIEAVSNVHNLNSVKESPHERMHHHIELAWAFSTVIGTLLFLAEVVLLCWVKFLPIRPKNHNPNNGTISAGVAAAITSTSIMVPFGLIFIVFAVHFYRSLVSHKTDRQFQELEELSNLTRLQNELDGRGESLMQSPSSQFP, from the coding sequence ATGGTGGAGGTACAGTTGGACACAACCTATCCTTACCCACCTGGTCTCCTCATTGCATTCAGTGCCTGCACCACTGTGTTGGTGGCCGTTCACCTTTTTGCCCTGATGGTTAGTACCTGCATCTTGCCTAACATTGAGGCAGTCAGCAACGTTCACAACCTCAACTCAGTGAAGGAGTCTCCACATGAGAGAATGCACCACCACATCGAGCTGGCCTGGGCCTTCTCTACAGTCATTGGCACCCTGCTCTTCCTGGCTGAGGTTGTACTCCTCTGCTGGGTCAAATTTCTACCCATTAGGCCTAAGAACCACAACCCCAACAATGGGACCATATCTGCAGGTGTGGCTGCTGCCATCACCTCCACCTCTATCATGGTGCCTTTTGGCCTGATATTTATAGTATTTGCTGTACATTTCTACCGTTCCCTTGTCAGCCACAAGACAGATAGGCAGTTCCAGGAGCTGGAGGAGCTATCCAACCTGACCAGGCTGCAGAATGAGCTGGACGGCAGAGGGGAGTCCCTCATGCAATCCCCCAGCTCTCAATTCCCTTAA